CGCAACGATTTGCCGTCTGAAGAGGAGCAATTCGCCGCATATAAGAAAGCCGTTGAGGCGATGGTAGGAAAGCCAGTCACGATCCGCACCTTGGATATTGGCGGTGACAAGGAACTCCCGTATCTTCAAATGCCTCGAGAACTCAATCCGTTTCTAGGTTATCGGGCAATACGCCTTTGTCTGGACCGGCCTCATCTATTCCTTACGCAACTGCGGGCCATACTGCGCGCCAGCAATTACGGGCAAGTCCGTCTTATGCTGCCGATGATTTGTGCGGCTGAAGAAATTCGGCAGACGCATCGCCTGATAGAGCAGGCAAGGACGGAGTTGACGCAGGAGGGAATTCCGTACGATTCACAAATGAAAGTTGGCATCATGGTGGAAACTCCGGCCGCTGCTTTGCTGATGGATCAGCTGGGGGCGATGGTTGATTTTGTTAGCATCGGGACAAACGATCTGGTGCAGTATACGATGGCTTGCGACCGAATGAATGAATCAATTTCGTATCTTTATCAACCTTATCATCCATCCGTTCTTCGCCAAATTCATTATATTGTTGAACAAGCGCACCGTAATGGTATAACCGTATCTCTGTGTGGAGAGTTGGGTAGCGAAGCGTCCGCGTTTCCGTTGTTGATCGGAATGGGTGTTGACTATATCAGCATGTCGGCTTCTTCCATCCTCGCCATACGAGAAACAGCGGCATCGTTGGACAGCGGGAAGTGCGAACGATTGGCCGCTTCCGTCTTGCAATGTGCCGATCAGGAGGAAGTTCTGTCTTTGCTTAAATGAATATTTAACTTTTGAGCGTTGTGCGGATGTTTCGCCAGCGCTCTTTTTATTTCTTTTGATAGATTTCTGGTGGTTCGGTATCCTACAGCGTTTGCTATGAAGATGGAAAGATCGCTTCGTTTTGCATACTATTGCGTAAATGGTTAAAATAACATATTAAGTGCAACATGATTATGGAAAACGGGGTAGGGGGGACTCTTATTATGGAACGCATTCAAACAGAGAAACAGTACGAGGAACTGATTAATCGCGATCAATTGACTATCATTAAATACGATGCCACCTGGTGTCCAGACTGCAAGACACTGGATAAATTCATGCCAGATATTATGGCGAAACATCAGGACAAAGATTTTTATGCTCTGGACGTGGAACAGCTTGAAGAGATTACAAGCAAAAATGAAGTGCGCGGAATTCCAAGCCTTCTGGTGTATAAAAACGGGGAGAAGTTAGCTCATCTTCATAGCAAATATGCCAAAACGCCAAGTCAGATTTCCGAGTATCTAGAGACATTGGAATCGAAAAAATAAAGGGATTCTATAAATTATCACAAAAAAGCAGTCCAGGGATTAATCCCCTGGGCTGCTTTTTAATAGCGGCCAGATCCGTTTTATTTATTCTTTCCATATGAAAGAACTTGCTAATATGATATTTTAACCTTGGAAAAATATGCAGATACATCCAATCAAATGAGGTGAATCCAATGGTAAAAAAATAAAATGAGAATATCTATATGAAAACTAAATATGCATGTAGATGTTCTCTTCAAAAATGAAGAAATTATAGAGGAGAATTGACATGCTAAATAAATTAAGCAAATCTATCTATTATTTATCTAACCAAAATGATAAAGAAAGACCGACACTAGGGTTAGTT
The window above is part of the Paenibacillus lutimineralis genome. Proteins encoded here:
- a CDS encoding thioredoxin family protein, with the protein product MERIQTEKQYEELINRDQLTIIKYDATWCPDCKTLDKFMPDIMAKHQDKDFYALDVEQLEEITSKNEVRGIPSLLVYKNGEKLAHLHSKYAKTPSQISEYLETLESKK